A region of Fimbriimonadaceae bacterium DNA encodes the following proteins:
- the resA_2 gene encoding Thiol-disulfide oxidoreductase ResA, producing the protein MERSAVRAGGSALNMLSLALVAGLWIPGGMSGKEALDSLNKYRTELQQEAMKTRDTAALSAIGDKVSAKANELIGELAPAKIEAAESLDWSKVFAAAKRHKDALFLASRYLETNPTNSDLYLAHTQVMSCAAMVPDAAALKKSLSVIKPSSPTESMSLANMTAYQYLEVIEKAEGKKAALDLLTSVESRMMWSGLVDAKQQPMIESSQIALAGARKDLLMGLGRRDEAIAGLKKFKATLNPESTNVRRVDAMIVQGELLEAAAPTIPFTKTIGEFTSLESLKGKVVLVDFFAHWCGPCIRSFPELVEMKNEWGSKGLEVVGVTRYYGYYKRENAEKRDMAQDVEFGKMKEFMAEHKMTWPVIYTDKAPYDSYGVTGIPHVAVIGRDGKVKHVKIGYSPDGMAEFKALVGKLLEEK; encoded by the coding sequence ATGGAGAGAAGCGCAGTGCGCGCAGGAGGATCGGCTTTGAATATGTTAAGTTTGGCCCTGGTCGCGGGCCTATGGATACCGGGAGGCATGTCCGGTAAAGAAGCGCTCGATTCGCTGAATAAGTATCGGACCGAGCTTCAACAAGAGGCGATGAAGACGCGCGATACGGCTGCTCTGAGCGCGATTGGCGACAAGGTTTCGGCCAAGGCCAATGAGCTTATCGGCGAGTTGGCGCCAGCCAAGATCGAGGCCGCCGAGTCTCTCGACTGGTCCAAGGTGTTTGCGGCTGCCAAGCGCCATAAAGACGCACTGTTTCTAGCGTCCCGATATCTCGAAACGAATCCGACCAACAGCGACTTGTATCTGGCCCACACACAGGTGATGTCGTGTGCTGCGATGGTGCCGGATGCGGCAGCCCTTAAGAAATCGCTCTCCGTCATCAAGCCATCGAGTCCGACGGAAAGCATGTCGCTTGCGAACATGACGGCCTACCAGTACCTTGAAGTTATTGAGAAGGCAGAAGGCAAGAAGGCTGCCCTCGACCTGCTAACGTCAGTCGAATCGCGGATGATGTGGAGCGGTCTCGTGGATGCCAAGCAGCAGCCCATGATCGAGTCTTCGCAGATCGCGCTTGCCGGCGCCCGCAAGGACCTGCTGATGGGTCTGGGTCGCCGTGATGAGGCGATCGCCGGTCTCAAGAAGTTCAAAGCCACGCTGAACCCGGAGAGCACCAATGTCCGGCGGGTCGACGCGATGATCGTTCAGGGCGAGCTTCTCGAAGCCGCGGCGCCGACCATTCCGTTCACCAAGACGATCGGGGAATTCACATCCCTGGAGTCCCTCAAGGGCAAAGTCGTGCTCGTCGATTTCTTTGCGCACTGGTGTGGGCCCTGCATTCGGTCCTTCCCGGAGCTCGTCGAGATGAAGAACGAGTGGGGCTCAAAGGGCCTTGAGGTCGTCGGCGTTACCCGCTATTACGGCTACTACAAGCGTGAGAATGCTGAAAAGCGCGACATGGCTCAGGACGTGGAGTTTGGCAAGATGAAGGAATTCATGGCCGAGCACAAGATGACCTGGCCCGTGATCTACACGGATAAGGCCCCTTATGACAGCTACGGCGTGACGGGCATTCCGCATGTCGCGGTTATCGGCCGCGACGGCAAGGTCAAGCACGTAAAAATCGGCTACTCCCCGGATGGGATGGCCGAGTTCAAAGCGCTCGTCGGCAAGCTTCTCGAAGAGAAGTAA
- the nnr gene encoding Bifunctional NAD(P)H-hydrate repair enzyme Nnr — MKRYNDGYPYGQILTSVEIKELDRSAVESAGMAEGRLMQQAGEAVFRHIRETHSDAKRFVVAVGKGNNGGDGIVVAHLLAQSGSSVRCLIASPKESFAFPTEGLQAVFVDDPSWSAELALIEADLVVDAVLGIGAKGAPTGAVAELIEAVNRFSGTVLSIDIPSGIDADSGLAPGVAVWAEQTVVIGFAKPYLFLNAGMIRAGDWHVAPLDYPAELTSFPPVAGITAGAWVKQVLPDRQLQSHKGENGRVLIVAGSPDMPGAAVLAAKGAIRAGAGLVTVCSHPSVCQIVAGHLPEAIVWPILNQPDASREIRDRISAFDAAVFGPGMGQTEHVRRTLADIWSHGGGLPVVIDADALNAVAAGVDLPQFAVITPHPGELSRLLGVSVGEIQSDRFGSVRLAAEKYQSIVLLKGAYTIVAERSHPLAVNPTGNPGMATGGMGDVLSGVIGTLVAQKVGLREAATCGAFWHGLAGDLCARHIGEVGYTASELADSLPAAREVIKAGST; from the coding sequence GTGAAGCGCTATAACGACGGATATCCGTACGGACAAATACTCACTTCGGTCGAAATCAAAGAACTCGATCGGTCCGCGGTCGAGTCCGCCGGCATGGCTGAGGGCCGACTTATGCAGCAGGCTGGCGAGGCAGTATTTCGCCATATCCGCGAAACCCATTCAGATGCCAAGCGCTTCGTCGTTGCCGTTGGGAAGGGCAACAATGGCGGTGATGGGATCGTGGTCGCCCATTTGCTCGCCCAGTCTGGATCGAGCGTTCGGTGCTTGATTGCGTCGCCAAAGGAATCGTTTGCTTTCCCTACCGAGGGTCTCCAGGCCGTGTTTGTCGACGATCCTTCTTGGTCCGCCGAACTAGCCCTCATCGAAGCCGACTTGGTGGTCGACGCCGTGCTCGGGATTGGCGCAAAGGGTGCCCCGACGGGTGCTGTTGCTGAACTGATCGAGGCGGTAAACCGCTTTAGCGGAACCGTCCTCTCCATCGACATCCCGAGCGGAATCGATGCCGACTCCGGGCTCGCGCCGGGCGTGGCGGTCTGGGCCGAACAGACCGTGGTCATCGGGTTTGCAAAGCCGTACCTGTTCTTAAACGCGGGCATGATCCGTGCGGGGGATTGGCACGTGGCGCCGCTCGATTATCCGGCCGAGCTGACCTCGTTTCCGCCGGTCGCCGGAATCACGGCCGGTGCTTGGGTGAAGCAGGTGCTGCCTGATCGACAACTGCAGAGCCACAAGGGCGAGAATGGACGGGTCCTGATCGTCGCCGGCAGTCCCGACATGCCCGGCGCCGCCGTTCTCGCCGCCAAGGGGGCGATACGAGCCGGAGCCGGACTCGTGACCGTCTGCTCGCACCCCAGTGTCTGTCAAATCGTTGCTGGCCACCTTCCGGAGGCGATCGTTTGGCCCATCCTGAATCAGCCTGACGCATCCCGTGAGATCCGAGATCGAATATCTGCGTTCGACGCGGCCGTGTTCGGTCCCGGCATGGGGCAGACCGAGCACGTTCGCAGAACGCTGGCCGACATCTGGTCACACGGAGGTGGCTTGCCGGTGGTGATCGACGCCGACGCACTCAACGCGGTCGCCGCTGGTGTCGACCTACCTCAGTTCGCCGTTATCACCCCTCATCCCGGCGAGTTGTCGCGGCTCCTGGGAGTTTCGGTCGGCGAAATTCAGTCGGACCGATTCGGCAGTGTCCGGCTCGCCGCGGAAAAGTATCAAAGCATCGTTCTTCTGAAAGGCGCGTACACCATCGTTGCAGAACGCTCGCATCCATTGGCAGTTAATCCGACCGGCAATCCTGGGATGGCGACGGGAGGTATGGGCGATGTACTTTCCGGCGTCATTGGCACCTTGGTCGCCCAGAAGGTCGGACTCAGAGAGGCGGCAACGTGCGGGGCCTTCTGGCATGGCCTCGCCGGAGATCTGTGTGCCAGACACATTGGCGAGGTCGGCTACACAGCCTCTGAGCTTGCCGATAGCCTCCCAGCCGCTCGCGAGGTCATCAAGGCCGGATCGACCTGA
- the tsaE gene encoding tRNA threonylcarbamoyladenosine biosynthesis protein TsaE, translated as MAEPEWIELGLDELPGWASDLVAKLDASDVVLLEGALGAGKTTLVREILRALGYEGPVRSPTFNLIHQYETTPPIGHVDLYRLEDARTLDLEDLIGSVLLLIEWPDRLGELIDPQNCWRLSIEPSGEKRRYRVIAPIR; from the coding sequence ATGGCGGAACCGGAGTGGATCGAGCTAGGCCTTGATGAGCTTCCTGGTTGGGCATCCGACCTCGTGGCAAAGCTCGACGCGTCGGACGTGGTGCTGCTCGAAGGAGCCCTTGGCGCCGGGAAAACCACGCTGGTTCGCGAAATCCTGCGTGCGCTGGGTTACGAAGGCCCCGTCCGATCGCCGACGTTCAACCTCATTCACCAGTACGAAACGACGCCTCCGATCGGCCATGTCGACCTGTACCGCCTCGAGGACGCTCGAACGCTCGACCTGGAAGATCTCATCGGCTCCGTGCTGCTCCTCATCGAGTGGCCTGACCGCCTTGGCGAGTTGATAGACCCGCAAAATTGCTGGAGGCTATCGATCGAACCGAGCGGGGAAAAGCGTAGATATCGCGTGATCGCACCAATTCGATAA
- the iolG_10 gene encoding Inositol 2-dehydrogenase/D-chiro-inositol 3-dehydrogenase, giving the protein MSKSKDGLTRRELLEKAGVAAAAGIVGPALMNIPKVEPAPSKKQVGANDKIVLGLIGCGGMGMANIRTFMNYPDVEVAAVCDVDSARIPKDAAEIEKKYNRKPDVYKDYRAILDRKDIDAVVIGTPDHWHALNLIHTCEAGKDSFCEKPLSHNIVEAISMAGAVRKHNRVVQVGTWQRSTKEFTDAIDYIRSGKLGKIVLCRAWITDNFRAGKVAPSSPPSTLDYDMWTGPAKMVPYRQNACHYNWRWFMNYGGGLATDWGVHMMDIALLAMSKTQNLVMPKTISSAGGILAFVGDDRDAPDTTETIYRFDDPDFVMTWSVKRDHPGLPGHGTEFVSADGRTLRVWRGGWTIVDADGKELPKESAEDPPSHWRDFLDCVKSRKQPRADLRSIAQTTVVCHLANVALYSGETIKWDAKKMDLVGKVGRDTQSYRREYRKGYKLTTYPW; this is encoded by the coding sequence ATGAGCAAGAGCAAGGACGGTTTGACACGGCGAGAGTTGTTGGAAAAGGCGGGTGTTGCGGCAGCGGCGGGCATCGTGGGACCGGCGTTGATGAACATTCCCAAGGTTGAACCGGCTCCCTCCAAGAAGCAGGTGGGCGCGAATGACAAGATCGTCCTCGGGTTGATTGGCTGCGGCGGGATGGGGATGGCCAACATCCGAACCTTCATGAACTACCCCGATGTGGAGGTCGCCGCCGTTTGCGACGTCGATTCTGCTCGCATTCCAAAGGATGCCGCTGAAATCGAGAAGAAGTACAACCGGAAGCCAGACGTTTACAAGGACTATCGAGCCATCCTCGACCGTAAGGATATCGACGCCGTCGTCATCGGCACGCCCGACCACTGGCACGCCCTCAATCTGATCCACACGTGCGAGGCCGGCAAAGACAGCTTCTGCGAAAAGCCGCTCAGTCACAACATCGTTGAGGCCATCTCGATGGCGGGGGCGGTAAGGAAGCACAATCGAGTGGTTCAGGTCGGCACCTGGCAGCGAAGCACGAAGGAATTCACGGATGCGATCGATTACATTCGGTCGGGAAAGCTCGGGAAGATCGTGCTTTGCAGGGCTTGGATCACCGACAACTTCCGCGCGGGCAAGGTTGCTCCATCGAGCCCGCCTTCGACCCTCGACTATGACATGTGGACCGGTCCGGCGAAGATGGTGCCATACCGGCAAAACGCCTGCCACTATAACTGGCGCTGGTTTATGAACTATGGCGGCGGTCTCGCCACCGACTGGGGTGTTCACATGATGGACATCGCGCTGCTGGCGATGAGCAAGACCCAAAACCTGGTCATGCCGAAGACAATCAGTTCGGCGGGCGGCATCCTCGCCTTCGTCGGCGATGACCGGGACGCCCCGGATACCACGGAGACGATCTACCGCTTCGACGATCCTGATTTCGTCATGACTTGGTCGGTGAAGCGTGATCACCCGGGTCTGCCGGGCCATGGCACGGAGTTCGTCAGTGCGGATGGTCGGACGCTCCGGGTTTGGCGTGGCGGTTGGACGATCGTGGATGCGGATGGAAAGGAGCTGCCGAAAGAGAGCGCGGAGGATCCGCCCAGCCACTGGCGCGACTTCCTCGACTGCGTGAAATCTCGAAAGCAGCCGAGAGCCGACCTCCGCTCGATCGCCCAGACGACTGTCGTTTGCCACCTTGCCAACGTGGCGCTCTATTCAGGCGAAACGATCAAATGGGACGCCAAAAAGATGGATCTGGTAGGAAAGGTTGGGCGCGATACCCAGTCTTATAGGCGCGAGTACCGAAAGGGTTACAAGTTGACGACGTACCCCTGGTAG
- the resA_1 gene encoding Thiol-disulfide oxidoreductase ResA, with protein sequence MNSSYLKLGVAAAVAAVVGLSITGFDNPQSKVGKTAPDFKATGSDGKQHTLASLTANGPVFVYFIKATCPVNAEAVKYFNRVAAGYKGKVAFVGVIDGEKQEFETWQSKFKAPYTVLLDPDMKIIKSYDAMRSPWGVLVGKDKKIAKVWDGYSTGQLNDISASIAGAGKVAAVKIDTTGAPRNAAAG encoded by the coding sequence ATGAACAGCTCATACCTAAAGCTTGGGGTGGCTGCAGCGGTCGCAGCCGTCGTGGGCTTATCCATCACCGGGTTTGACAACCCTCAGTCGAAGGTCGGTAAAACTGCCCCCGACTTCAAGGCAACCGGCAGCGATGGCAAGCAGCATACGCTCGCCTCGCTTACGGCAAACGGCCCGGTGTTCGTGTACTTCATCAAAGCGACCTGCCCGGTCAACGCAGAAGCGGTTAAGTACTTTAACCGTGTTGCGGCTGGCTACAAAGGCAAAGTCGCTTTCGTAGGGGTTATCGACGGAGAGAAGCAGGAGTTCGAAACTTGGCAGTCCAAGTTCAAGGCTCCGTACACGGTCCTCCTCGATCCCGACATGAAGATCATCAAGAGCTACGATGCCATGCGATCCCCCTGGGGAGTTCTGGTCGGAAAGGACAAGAAAATCGCAAAGGTGTGGGACGGCTATTCGACTGGTCAGTTGAACGATATCTCTGCCTCGATCGCGGGGGCTGGAAAGGTCGCAGCGGTGAAGATCGACACCACTGGCGCACCTCGGAACGCCGCCGCTGGGTGA
- the gsiD gene encoding Glutathione transport system permease protein GsiD translates to MKKADWLFRLGIVFLVLLALFAIFGPWVRHPYDVAMGASKEPPSARFWLGTDEIGRDIVARLAYGARMSLLVGVSVQAISLVLGIVVGVLGVFAPRWISVPLLRLTDGMFAFPDILLAILIIGVWSMGLAPVIVALSITAWPGVARLVRGQIASLKDREFVVAARAMGASPAYLVIRHILPHLWGILLAVSMVDLAGTILAESTLSFLGIGIQDPTPSWGKMINYARFEMQSNPMLLLWPCLLLSATIFAMNFVGDGLRAALDPRNR, encoded by the coding sequence GTGAAGAAAGCCGACTGGCTGTTTCGGTTGGGAATCGTGTTCCTTGTGCTCCTTGCCCTGTTCGCCATCTTCGGCCCTTGGGTAAGGCACCCGTACGACGTCGCGATGGGAGCCTCCAAGGAGCCGCCTTCCGCCCGGTTCTGGCTCGGCACGGACGAGATCGGTCGGGACATCGTTGCCAGGCTCGCCTACGGCGCGCGCATGTCGCTGCTCGTCGGCGTTTCCGTCCAGGCGATCAGCCTGGTGCTTGGGATCGTCGTCGGCGTTCTCGGGGTCTTCGCCCCGCGATGGATTTCCGTACCGCTTCTTCGGCTCACCGACGGGATGTTTGCGTTCCCGGACATTCTGCTGGCGATCCTGATCATCGGTGTATGGTCGATGGGGCTGGCGCCGGTCATCGTTGCCCTCTCAATCACGGCTTGGCCCGGCGTCGCCCGGTTGGTGCGTGGGCAGATCGCCTCGCTCAAGGACCGGGAGTTTGTCGTAGCGGCCAGAGCGATGGGAGCTTCGCCGGCTTACCTGGTCATCCGGCACATCCTGCCTCACCTATGGGGCATTTTGTTGGCAGTGAGCATGGTCGATTTGGCAGGCACCATCCTGGCCGAGAGCACGCTGAGCTTCCTCGGCATCGGGATCCAAGATCCGACGCCCAGCTGGGGCAAGATGATCAACTATGCCCGGTTCGAGATGCAGTCGAATCCGATGTTGCTCTTGTGGCCGTGCCTGCTGCTCAGCGCGACGATCTTCGCGATGAACTTCGTCGGTGACGGCCTGCGGGCCGCGCTCGATCCGCGGAATCGGTGA
- the ppiB_2 gene encoding putative peptidyl-prolyl cis-trans isomerase, protein MKISVENRGDVVVKLHTDKAPRTCAQIIRLVEQGFYNNQRVFRVEKKPRPFLVQMGDPLTKTKTIDDPAIGTGNSGSAIPYENSGLTHEDGAVGLSALPRNPNSGDCQFHFILGPAKFLDGQHTVFGTVVGGKAVLRSIERGDRISSVTILRG, encoded by the coding sequence ATGAAAATCTCCGTCGAGAACCGCGGTGACGTGGTCGTCAAGCTCCACACGGACAAGGCGCCGCGGACCTGTGCCCAGATCATTCGGCTGGTCGAGCAGGGCTTCTACAACAACCAGCGGGTGTTCCGCGTGGAGAAAAAGCCCCGGCCCTTCCTGGTGCAGATGGGCGACCCGCTGACAAAGACCAAAACGATCGACGACCCTGCCATCGGGACCGGCAACAGCGGCAGCGCGATACCTTACGAGAACAGCGGCCTGACCCATGAGGATGGGGCGGTGGGCCTGTCGGCGCTTCCCCGAAACCCGAACAGCGGAGATTGCCAGTTCCACTTCATTCTTGGTCCGGCCAAGTTCCTGGATGGGCAGCACACGGTGTTTGGGACGGTTGTCGGTGGGAAGGCAGTGCTGCGTTCAATCGAACGTGGAGATCGTATTAGCAGCGTCACCATCCTGCGCGGCTAG
- the sprT gene encoding Protein SprT has protein sequence MQMSLFEETAKTQVQLPLSELTERLLVELTRSFPLKRRASLEWRNLRTTAGLADLKRFRIVLSTLVLVDAESAERTLKHEYAHLLAVDRQGLRGRGHGKAWKQAMRDLGEEPSVCHSYDCRRNVSRQVVTYRCAKCETSFDRRRRLPKGRRFLHSGCGGEVEFVRCEAL, from the coding sequence ATGCAGATGTCGTTGTTCGAGGAAACGGCTAAAACCCAGGTCCAATTGCCCCTGTCGGAACTCACCGAGCGGCTGCTAGTCGAGTTGACCCGGAGCTTCCCCCTCAAGCGCCGGGCAAGCCTCGAATGGCGAAACTTGCGTACGACCGCCGGCCTCGCCGACCTCAAGCGATTCAGGATCGTGTTGAGCACCCTGGTCCTCGTCGATGCAGAATCGGCGGAACGCACCCTCAAGCACGAATACGCTCACTTGCTGGCGGTCGACCGGCAGGGTTTACGCGGGCGCGGCCATGGAAAGGCGTGGAAGCAGGCGATGCGTGACCTGGGCGAAGAGCCCTCGGTCTGCCATAGCTACGACTGCCGCAGGAACGTCAGTCGCCAGGTCGTGACATATCGCTGCGCCAAGTGCGAGACATCGTTCGATCGCCGTCGCCGCCTTCCCAAGGGCCGGCGGTTCTTGCACTCCGGTTGCGGTGGGGAGGTCGAGTTCGTCCGCTGTGAAGCGCTATAA
- the mshA_4 gene encoding D-inositol-3-phosphate glycosyltransferase, protein MRILQLCGAGSVQYGASVSYATLCKGLQDIGEDVTAGYLIGKYLGGDMRDRGLPTLEVPIRRKIDPRGIGCLVRLLREHQFDAMQVHMSTACINGGIAGRLARVPTATTVHGLSNVWSYRWGHHIISVSEQVRRHLRSQGMREDRVSTVHNGIVIEPFLVPEDRAIIRKQYGLEGTSFVVGMTCRVVWAKGFRVILEAMPALVAAIPDFVLWVLGDGANFGEIKATFAEWVARGVVRFEGYQPVLPALWAMDAYLLPSESEALPMSIIEAMAARLPVVATRVGGIPEIVDETTGILIDPGDAKGLSQALAEVNRTDSTTLGDAGHRRVLERFSHRHMAQRTVEVLRSIRP, encoded by the coding sequence ATGCGGATCTTGCAGCTTTGCGGGGCGGGGAGCGTGCAGTACGGGGCATCGGTCAGCTATGCGACGCTTTGCAAGGGATTGCAGGATATCGGCGAGGACGTTACCGCCGGCTATCTGATCGGCAAATATCTGGGTGGCGACATGCGAGATCGTGGGCTACCTACGTTGGAGGTTCCGATCAGGCGGAAGATCGATCCGCGAGGAATCGGTTGCCTCGTCCGACTGCTGCGCGAGCACCAATTCGATGCGATGCAAGTACATATGTCCACCGCGTGCATCAACGGTGGAATAGCCGGTCGCTTGGCGAGGGTCCCGACGGCTACGACCGTCCATGGACTGAGCAATGTGTGGAGCTATCGTTGGGGTCACCACATTATTTCGGTTTCCGAACAGGTCAGGCGGCACTTACGATCCCAAGGGATGCGGGAAGATCGGGTCTCGACCGTCCACAACGGCATCGTAATCGAGCCATTCCTGGTTCCCGAAGATAGGGCTATCATTCGTAAACAGTATGGTTTGGAAGGCACATCATTCGTTGTTGGAATGACTTGCCGCGTGGTTTGGGCAAAGGGCTTCCGCGTGATCCTGGAAGCCATGCCGGCGCTCGTGGCTGCAATCCCAGACTTCGTGCTCTGGGTTCTGGGCGACGGGGCAAACTTCGGTGAGATCAAGGCGACCTTCGCGGAGTGGGTTGCAAGGGGCGTCGTTCGGTTCGAAGGCTATCAGCCCGTTCTACCGGCACTCTGGGCGATGGATGCCTACCTGCTTCCGAGCGAGTCGGAGGCTCTGCCGATGTCGATCATTGAAGCGATGGCGGCGCGACTGCCGGTGGTGGCCACTCGGGTCGGAGGAATACCGGAGATCGTGGACGAGACAACCGGGATTCTGATTGATCCGGGCGACGCCAAGGGGTTATCGCAGGCGTTGGCCGAGGTCAATAGGACCGATTCCACGACTCTGGGGGATGCTGGACACCGGCGGGTGTTGGAGCGCTTCAGCCATCGCCACATGGCGCAGCGAACCGTGGAAGTCCTCAGGTCGATCCGGCCTTGA
- the gsiC gene encoding Glutathione transport system permease protein GsiC: MKLVRSILLRLLYGTLSLLFISLITFAASSLSPGDPAQRIAGEKASPETVQRIRENMGLDRPWPERYVKFIAGATKFDFGQSYYGTKEDVGTIIKRNLPMTLKIAAMAILLAAILGILMGTLAAVYENRFADRSVLVLSTLGVTLPNFVLAPILVYIFYLKLDQLPATWSTTLVVPEIYYLILPVVILAARPTAQLTRLTRASMIETLNQDFIRLAIAKGVPSLRLIFRHALRNAILPVVTAIGTNFGFLLTGSFVVETIFTLPGIGREGILAIQRNDIPMVQATVLLAGAIFILINLLVDIALPVLDPRIREAQV, from the coding sequence GTGAAGTTGGTCCGTAGCATCCTGTTGCGATTGTTGTACGGCACCCTCAGCCTGCTGTTCATCTCCCTCATCACCTTCGCCGCCTCTTCCTTGTCGCCCGGCGATCCAGCCCAGCGAATTGCAGGAGAAAAGGCTTCGCCGGAAACCGTTCAGCGCATTCGCGAGAACATGGGTTTGGATCGTCCGTGGCCGGAGCGTTACGTGAAGTTCATCGCCGGTGCGACGAAGTTCGACTTTGGCCAGAGCTATTACGGCACCAAGGAAGATGTCGGGACGATCATCAAGCGCAACCTGCCGATGACCCTGAAGATCGCGGCGATGGCAATCCTGCTGGCGGCGATTCTGGGGATTTTGATGGGCACCTTGGCGGCGGTTTACGAGAACCGGTTTGCCGACCGCAGCGTCCTGGTTCTTTCGACACTGGGCGTTACGCTGCCTAACTTCGTATTGGCGCCGATCCTCGTGTACATCTTCTATTTGAAGCTCGATCAGCTTCCCGCGACGTGGTCGACGACCCTGGTGGTGCCCGAGATTTACTACTTGATCCTTCCGGTCGTCATTCTGGCGGCCAGACCCACGGCGCAGCTCACGCGCCTGACCCGGGCCAGCATGATCGAAACGCTGAATCAGGACTTCATTCGGCTTGCGATCGCCAAAGGTGTGCCATCGCTTCGCTTGATTTTCAGACATGCCCTCCGGAATGCGATCCTGCCGGTGGTTACGGCGATCGGCACAAACTTTGGCTTCCTTCTCACCGGCTCCTTCGTGGTCGAGACGATCTTCACGTTGCCGGGAATCGGTCGTGAAGGCATTCTCGCGATCCAGCGCAACGACATTCCGATGGTGCAGGCAACCGTTTTGCTGGCGGGGGCGATCTTCATCCTGATCAACCTGCTTGTCGATATCGCGCTGCCGGTGCTCGATCCCCGAATTCGCGAGGCCCAGGTGTGA
- the deoB gene encoding Phosphopentomutase, which translates to MPRRAIVIVLDGCGAGAAPDAEDFGDDAGSDTLRHVWQAAGGIDAPLLIQSGYLASAAPIGSSPKLGRFPSRYGRLQELSRGGKDSVTGHWEMMGIVVDEPFPTYPDGFPIALIKAFERRIGTQTLGNRPASGTAIIAELGQSHVDTGFPIVYTSADSVFQIACHEKVVPVETLYDFCRIARELCVAPNHVQRVIARPFDDDGGGGFVRTERRKDFPLKPPRNLVDVVGNVHGIGVVPELFGGRGFRAVRRTQSNAEHEVALREALAGDARFVFANFEDFDMLYGHRNDPLGFAKCLEQFDRFLLTIVESLTDEDLIILTADHGNDPTTPSTDHSREYVPVVVAGAGQAAGSLGDVAGMASIGATVAAHLGIEWKAGRSLI; encoded by the coding sequence GTGCCAAGGCGAGCCATTGTCATCGTTTTGGATGGGTGCGGCGCAGGCGCGGCGCCGGATGCTGAGGACTTTGGCGATGATGCCGGCTCCGACACGCTGAGGCATGTCTGGCAGGCTGCCGGCGGCATCGATGCCCCCCTCCTGATCCAAAGTGGATATTTGGCGAGTGCCGCCCCAATTGGGTCGTCGCCGAAGCTCGGGCGTTTTCCTTCACGCTATGGCCGGCTCCAGGAACTCTCCCGTGGCGGCAAGGATTCGGTTACGGGCCACTGGGAAATGATGGGAATTGTGGTGGACGAGCCTTTCCCCACCTACCCGGACGGGTTTCCAATTGCGCTCATCAAGGCCTTTGAACGGAGAATCGGCACCCAAACGCTGGGGAATCGCCCGGCGAGTGGCACGGCGATTATTGCCGAGCTTGGACAATCCCACGTCGACACCGGATTTCCAATCGTTTACACCTCTGCTGACAGCGTGTTTCAAATCGCCTGTCACGAAAAAGTCGTTCCGGTGGAAACGCTCTACGACTTTTGCCGGATCGCTCGCGAGCTTTGTGTGGCTCCGAACCACGTGCAGCGCGTCATTGCCCGACCGTTCGACGATGATGGCGGCGGCGGGTTCGTACGCACGGAACGCCGAAAGGACTTTCCGCTTAAGCCTCCGCGGAATCTCGTGGATGTGGTCGGGAATGTGCACGGCATCGGCGTGGTGCCGGAGCTGTTCGGCGGCCGTGGATTTCGCGCCGTCCGGCGGACCCAGAGCAACGCCGAGCACGAGGTCGCCTTGAGGGAGGCCCTCGCCGGTGATGCGAGGTTCGTGTTTGCCAATTTCGAAGACTTCGACATGCTGTATGGCCACCGCAACGATCCGCTCGGATTCGCCAAGTGCCTCGAGCAATTCGACCGCTTTCTCCTCACGATCGTGGAGTCGCTGACGGACGAAGACCTCATCATCCTCACCGCCGACCACGGCAACGACCCGACGACGCCCTCAACTGATCATTCCCGGGAGTACGTGCCGGTCGTGGTGGCAGGAGCCGGTCAAGCGGCTGGATCCCTCGGAGACGTGGCCGGCATGGCATCGATCGGGGCAACGGTGGCAGCCCATCTCGGAATCGAGTGGAAGGCAGGACGCTCCCTGATTTAG